AACATCCCCCCATTTGTGGAGACCAGGGTGCTTTGGTGAACTGGGGGAGGTGAGCTCTGGATGTGTCATGGCCAACCTCTGATCTAGTAAGGGAGAGGGTGAATGATGGGCTTTGAATGAGGTAGGAGGTGGATGCTGGTGCCTCTTGTCGCTCTAAGCTATCGGCAATTGAGAGAGAGACAGGGACTACTGACTCATGATCAGAATCTGAATTTTACTGTGAGCTACATATGCTTATGTTCCATTTTCAGAAAGGCTAGGAATTATTTACAGCATTAATTTATTAAACATCACACAGACACACTTGGCATTTCTGCTTAGTTCAATCTTCTTTCCTGTCGCCAGTCTTGATCCAATGTTCTTTTAATCTTCAAAACTCTGTTTGCCCATGCCAAGAGATCTTGGTTATCAAACTGCATATGCTAATTAAATCTTGGCTTCCACACTAAGCTGCCCTCCCTTGCACAGCCCGTGGGGTTGTGGGACTCCCTCTCTTCCCCCAGGGGAAGCACCAGGACACTCCTGTGTGCCCTGACAGTGTTCATCTCTGCTGATGGGCCATAGTGGgccaaaagcaaagcagctgtgctgggtgtgctgggcagctgtgctgtctTAGAAGGTATCCAGGGCTCCTGAAGTGTCCCACGATGCACAACATTACATGATGCAGTGTGAAGCTCCCCCCTCCAGGGGAGGAACGTGGGCATCCCCTCCTGAAGCCGAGTGAATATAAGCCAAGTAGATGTTATGTTCCATGGATTTTCCCAGGGGTCTTCCCCCATCACTTCTTTGAGACTTCCCCCACCACCTGACAGCTCCATTCTATGTCCACTTTGACTAAGACTGCCCAGCAGCCAAGTCTCATGCCAGGACTTGTGGCTGGAGAGATCTTCACAATCTTGCCCTTTatctctcctcctttcttttgcCTTGTGCATATTCCTGGGCGATGTGGTTGCATTTTCATCTTGCAATGCTTTCATGTTGTTGTATTGCTTTAGAGAATAATAACCAAATTGCCTACAGATGTGTTTTCCTGTGCAACCCCACTGTTCTACAATAAACCCTCCATGTGTACTTACAAACAACCCACAGTGTTTGTTCTCCCAAGGGATGTATTAACAAGAACCTGTTACCCCTCGCCTTCTGCCGTGGGTCATAACACAGACAcatggaggaggagagaaagcagcaatACTGAAATAAAGCACATTCAACTCTCCCATCTTAAAATACACTCAAACACCTTCTCCTAAATCTGCCACACAGAACCATCCCTGAGCTACACCACTGTCCCTGGGAATCTTGGGAGACTGACAACAGGGAAAGGATGACACAGAGGCGTGGGCTGGGATGCAACAGAAATTTAATGAGTCAAAAGAAGAGAACAAGGTCACTGTGAGTGGAGGCCTCAGTGCAGAGAGCTCCAGGGTCAGCTCAGAATCTCCATCACATGGCAGTGGCAGAGACGCCAGCaggtgtccatctgtccatgtggtgcagagggagcagggccagcaggttGTCCCCAGGATGGCTGTGTGGGGTTCACAGCCCAGGGGAGCacaaggcagcagggacacaggagggaaaggacagaggggcagagggcagagggcagaggcagggatgggctgtgctTGCCAAGGGCCCAGGCTggccccatcctgctgcaggagctgctggggttgcTCAGCCCCTGGGGAAGCAAAGAGCCGATGCTGCGTCCCCAGGGCGCTTCCATCCTGGCAGTCCCTGGCTTCCTTGCCCAGGGCCATGGCCAGCAGCTCTAGCAGGGGAGGCACCTGGTGCCACAGAGGCCACTGCCCAAGCCTGAGAGGCCAaagcccccagagctgatgggcactccctgagagctgaggatgctgccaacggcagcagaggtggaggatCCCACCACGGTGttctgtgggaaggagctgaggatggggccGGGCAGGGTGACCAGCACGGGCGAGGGCTGGATGGCCACGGTGgagtcctggcactgcctgacacagggctcattgcagctgttggccagcGGGGTGGGgccgcagggctggcagggccggCACGGGGTGTAGCAGGACATGGCTTGGGGCTGGAGATGCAcctgggagagagggaagggggaaacAGAGCACAAGGAGTGGGTGAGGATCAGTCACTGCACCTTGAGGATGACCCTGCTTCTCTCAGTGCGAAAGGTTCCCCCCATAATTTAAAAGTCCATTTGAAGGGTCGGTGCGAAGTTTCTCTGATGTGCCTCAGGACCATCATCACAGACTGAGACCCCAGGGCCCCACCACTCGCTCTGGTCCTCAGTTCTGGCCTGGCCAAGGTGGATGCTTGCCCAGGACTGTTTGTAGCTGGTCCTGGTGCTTGCCATGGCACACTGCTCTCAGCAGGGTGCTGCTTATAGCGCCCTGTTCCAGCACTTGTTTCTTGGAGCAACAATCTCTGcatacaatagtccataaatctccccaccttttggccCGAGGCCACtcactttggaaaaggactataaaaagtgactttcctgaAGAGACTCTGAGGTCTCTTTCTCCCCAACGGATTGAGGACGCGTCTGTTGTCGGACAACCACAAGGACGTGTCCCTTCTGTTGGTAGCTgtatcccatcctttctctctctccccccttttatttaatttcctttacctctttctctctctctctctcttccatCGCAAAACTGAATTGTTGGCACGCAATAAACTGCATTACTGCATTCTGCTGAATAAAACTTGAGTCTCTTGCTTTTGTCTCTTGCACCCTGGGGTCAAACGAACCATCACGGCTCCCGCTTGGGTTGAGCGGATCGTGACATCCATAGAGATCCCCACCTCACCAATAGCTCAGGAGACACCCAAGCCAAGCCCCAGTGTCAGTCTCTGCCACACCTTCTCCCTCCTTCACTCACCCATGGCAAggagccccagtgcccagctgaaGACAAGTAACGTTCTTAGAAATGCATCTGGAGGAGGACAAGGAAGAGGAGAAGTGATCCAAACTCACCTTATTCCcaaggagctggagatgggaagAGTGGATGAGAGAgtgaggagaaggagctgcttttatactgctcctgcactgccccaggccCACAGTAACTGCACAGGGCAACAATTTTCCTGCAGACTCATCTCCAAACTAAATATCCTCCCTAATGCCACggggtgtgttttgttttccattaatgctgtcatttaatttccttgtttCTGACAGCCCCACTAGGTCATGAAGATCCCTTTCATGTTAAGGAATGAGAAGCCAAATGATTTTTCTTGCAGGAACACATGAGTAatagttggactcaatgatcttggaggtctttgCTAAtccttgtgattctgtgattcaataATTCTCTGATCATTGGCAGGAATCAAGTCTCAAACTGAGCCCTGTGCCATTGGGTTCCTCCTCAATATCTGTGGAGATGTTGGGTGCCTGGACCATTCCCtgttcctccctctctcctcacccACGATGCCCTTTGGCTGCACGATGTGGATGTGTCCTGGATGACACACAAGCACAGGCCACTTTTCCAACACATGCTGTCAGTGCTGAGAGCACATATGCCACGTGTGAGCTGCCAAGCATCC
The genomic region above belongs to Ficedula albicollis isolate OC2 chromosome 27, FicAlb1.5, whole genome shotgun sequence and contains:
- the LOC101817369 gene encoding feather keratin 1-like, coding for MSCYTPCRPCQPCGPTPLANSCNEPCVRQCQDSTVAIQPSPVLVTLPGPILSSFPQNTVVGSSTSAAVGSILSSQGVPISSGGFGLSGLGSGLCGTRCLPC